A genomic window from Diorhabda sublineata isolate icDioSubl1.1 chromosome 8, icDioSubl1.1, whole genome shotgun sequence includes:
- the LOC130447722 gene encoding probable ribosome biogenesis protein RLP24, translated as MRIETCYFCSSRIYPGHGIQFVRNDCKIFKFCRSKCHSAFKKKKNPRKVKWTKAYRKTVGKELTIDPSFEFEKRRNVPVKYNRETWSKAVEAMKKIEKIKQKRQGTYIMQRLRKGREIEQERDIKEVQRDLSLIRSPAAGLKERKQEETEDHRESDEEMEGIVEDGGEVTL; from the exons ATGCGTATCGAAACTTGTTATTTCTGTTCTTCCAGGATATACCCAGGACATGGAATCCAATTTGTCCGCAACGATTGCAAG ATATTTAAGTTTTGTCGTTCCAAATGCCACTCGGcgttcaaaaagaaaaagaatccTCGTAAAGTAAAATGGACCAAAGCATACAGAAAAACCGTCGGTAAAGAATTAACCATAGACCCTTCATTCGAATTCGAGAAACGTAGGAACGTTCCAGTTAAATACAACAGAGAAACTTGGTCTAAAGCGGTCGAAgcgatgaaaaaaatagaaaaaatcaaacaaaaaagacAAGGTACTTATATCATGCAAAGGTTACGTAAAGGTAGAGAAATTGAACAGGAAAGGGACATCAAGGAAGTACAAAGAGATCTATCGCTTATTAGGTCACCAGCGGCGGGTCttaaagaaagaaaacaagAGGAAACGGAGGATCATAGAGAAAGCGACGAAGAAATGGAAGGAATCGTTGAAGATGGAGGAGAAGTTAcgttataa
- the LOC130447720 gene encoding protein zntD, whose amino-acid sequence MKLIESKIYSTVILAVTSLFVGVLPNCFARHGRSQWPLLLSNLLCFGGGVLLSTSLVHILPELRESVPYEYKVYAEIIYCLGFFLIYLIDEFVHYVYGDSEEVNILHNHGHRHRLATTRRHSDSVNRDEWQPLLRNENNSPYNPSFYKARSDSVLFCEEAPSQLCHVGHREPCNAAPTANLGLIAALSVHALLEGLVVGLETKPEKVLLLLGAIASHKLVISFCLGIELSSASSISNLKHFCYIFIFSVGSAAGILIGMFISNIPGSVREIVIPILQGLAGGTLLYVTVSEVLPRERARWHQQHERKSAGIFQFCSVFVGFVLMTILSHYLDYDE is encoded by the exons ATGAAACTAATagaatcgaaaatatattccaCGGTAATATTAGCGGTAACTAGTTTATTCGTGGGTGTGTTGCCGAATTGTTTCGCGCGACATGGGAGAAGTCAATGGCCGCTACTTCTTTCGAATTTGTTATGTTTCGGCGGCGGTGTGTTGTTATCCACTTCGTTGGTACACATCTTACCAGAATTAAGAGAATCAGTACCGTACGAATATAAAGTGTACGcggaaattatttattgtttgggtttcttcctcatatatttaataGACGAATTCGTCCATTACGTTTATGGCGATTCCGAAGAAGTTAATATTCTACATAACCACGGTCATCGACATCGACTAGCTACTACTAGACGACATTCCGATTCCGTTAATAGGGATGAATGGCAACCCCTTTTACGAAACGAAAATAATTCGCCGTATAATCCGTCTTTTTATAAAGCGAGAAGTGATAGCGTGTTGTTTTGTGAAGAAGCTCCGTCGCAATTGTGTCACGTGGGGCATCGGGAACCTTGTAATGCCGCCCCAACGGCTAATTTGGGACTCATAGCCGCCCTTTCTGTACACGCACTTCTCGAGGGATTGGTCGTTGGCCTCGAAACAAAACCCGAaaag gttCTATTACTATTAGGGGCTATAGCTTCGCATAAATTAgtgatttctttttgtttggGTATAGAATTATCATCGGCGTCGTCGATTTctaatttaaaacatttctgttatatttttatattttctgttgGATCAGCGGCGGGTATATTAATTGGAATGTTTATATCTAATATACCAGGTAGTGTACGAGAGATCGTAATACCAATTTTACAG GGTCTCGCTGGGGGTACTTTATTGTACGTTACAGTTAGTGAGGTACTTCCGAGAGAAAGAGCAAGATGGCATCAGCAACACGAGAGAAAATCAGCCGGAATTTTCCAGTTCTGTTCAGTTTTCGTTGGATTCGTTCTAATGACAATTCTTAGTCATTATTTGG atTACGacgaataa
- the LOC130447721 gene encoding peroxiredoxin-4, producing MYLICVSVILFVSVVADESCQTFAGGSVYPASEKQADHNLQYSKAVISKQAPYWEGTAVKNGEFVHLKSTDYLGKYLVFFFYPLDFTFVCPTEILAFSDRIEEFKKINTEIVACSVDSHFTHLAWINTPRKEGGLGNVNFPILSDLTHSISKDYGVYLDDLGHTLRGLFIIDKKGTVRQITMNDLPVGRSVDETLRLVQAFQFTDENGEVCPAGWKPGQDTIIPNPVEKKKYFEKH from the exons atgtATTTGATTTGCGTCAGTGTAATTTTGTTCGTTAGTGTTGTAGCTGACGAATCGTGTCAAACGTTTGCAGGTGGTAGCGTCTACCCTGCATCAGAAAAACAAGCCGATCATAATTTACAGTATTCGAAAGCAGTCA TTTCTAAACAAGCGCCGTACTGGGAGGGCACGGCTGTTAAAAATGGAGaatttgtacatttaaaatCCACGGATTATTTAGggaaatatttagttttctttttttatcccCTCGATTT tacttTTGTATGTCCAACTGAAATATTGGCATTTAGTGATAGGatagaagaatttaaaaaaattaatacagaaaTCGTTGCTTGTTCAGTAGATTCTCATTTTACTCATTTAGCTTGGATAAATACACCGAGAAAAGAAGGTGGATTAGGAAATGTTAACTTCCCAATTCTTTCCGATTTAACTCATAGTATTTCGAAAGATTACGGGGTTTATTTGGACGATTTAGGTCATACTTTAAG GGGATTGTTTATTATCGACAAAAAAGGAACGGTAAGACAAATTACCATGAACGATTTACCTGTTGGTAGAAGTGTTGATGAAACATTACGGTTGGTTCAAGCTTTTCAATTTACCGATGAAAATGGCGAAGTTTGTCCTGCAGGATGGAAACCAGGACAAGATACG ATTATACCGAATCctgttgaaaagaaaaaatatttcgaaaaacattga
- the LOC130447383 gene encoding polynucleotide 5'-hydroxyl-kinase NOL9-like gives MNENYLDSVRQSLYDRKNYRKDSNEEELQIKSKTKRIQYGGHFLKGKSKKNVKLNNTESEDLFEVSDKHGAKKKKKARKNTIVDFNLSPSTSENSVVFKKKIKIGSKKRRKASKTELDSDESFDFNTYCSSREHSFNESLIEPHSGIDYEFPKSSKTRGKIKSKKINEKKNAKKFEKIIKSTKLIKKTSNKKKDSTDFCIENDNGACTSNSMLLNEPIEIVESPEMIQNEVQETPKVNFLCCDSEEEKIVLLEENHSIACYGFCLLKVLHGNLEILGYNLPKNREIPLFSPRGSSLLVITNITDEKSNDTIENIEKTLEKLNYLKDMQIKETTAVFLCTKVKYYDIEFIENHISQQIFPKVDNLISPRIIFDPEEQFNVININPDWANIVDSVTTLTKLLIIGGKGVGKSTFLRYTINKLLTRFDRINIVDLDPGQSEFNLPGCISIVNITEPVLGPNYTHLQRPERSYLSNINIGHNPKKYIKCIKLLMENVVQDAPIVINYMGFVHGIGINIVSSAITFIRPTDVVQIDSVSGKKNFITDINPRSVEAHCGLFGGDSAGLDFKTFKINSSSDGISGWSLEPRQVRDMCVLSYFGKLINQQTDCLTSENVPVFKISLSNIKIVDDQGNEIPAAAVNANLVALSTQIENNEFFEIVGHGIVKGIDNKTKILYLITPETFHVLKNVFYLVLTSVYLPPSVYMTHKDINGCIPYVMDGEYESLGRITKRSYIPINKK, from the exons atgaatgaaaattatttagataGTGTGAGGCAGTCGCTTTACGATCGTAAGAATTACAGAAAAGATTCAAACGAAGAggaattacaaataaaatcgaAAACGAAGCGAATACAATATGGAGGTCATTTTTTGAAAggtaaatcgaaaaaaaatgtaaagttaAACAACACCGAAAGTGAAGATTTGTTCGAGGTATCTGATAAACATGGtgctaaaaagaaaaaaaaggcCAGAAAAAATACTATTGTAGATTTCAATTTATCACCTTCAACGTCGGAAAATTCCgttgtttttaagaaaaaaattaaaatcggTTCAAAAAAACGGAGAAAAGCATCAAAAACCGAATTGGATTCAGATGAAAGTTTCGATTTTAATACATATTGTAGTTCAAGAGAGCATAGTTTTAATGAATCCTTAATAGAACCACATAGTGGAATAGATTATGAATTTCCAAAATCTAGTAAAACTCGTGGAAAAATAAAGAGTAAAAAGATAAACGAGAAAAAGAAcgcgaaaaaatttgaaaaaattatcaagtctactaaattgattaaaaaaacgtctaacaaaaaaaaagattctaCTGATTTTTGTATAGAAAATGATAATGGAGCTTGTACAAGTAATTCAATGTTACTAAATGAACCGATTGAGATTGTCGAATCACCTGAAATGATACAAAATGAAGTACAAGAAACTCCAAAAGTGAATTTCTTATGTTGTGATagcgaagaagaaaaaattgtgcTTCTTGAAGAAAACCACTCAATTGCATGTTACGGTTTCtgtttattaaaagttttacatggaaatttggaaattttgggTTATAATTTGCCAAAAAACCGCGAAATTCCCTTATTTTCTCCACGAGGATCCTCCCTGTTAGTTATTACAAACATTACGGatgaaaaatcaaatgatactatagaaaacattgaaaaaacactggaaaaattgaattatctCAAAGATATGCAAATTAAGGAGACTACTGCAGTTTTTCTTTGcacaaaagtaaaatattatgatatagAATTTATAGAAAACCATATATCTCAACAGATATTCCCTAAAGTAGATAATTTGATTTCCCCCCGAATTATATTTGATCCTGAAGAACAGTTCAATGTTATTAATATCAACCCCGATTGGGCGAATATCGTCGATTCAGTAACTACCCTAACAAAGTTGCTTATAATTGGTGGTAAAGGTGTTGGAAAAAGTACGTTTTTACGTTATACCATAAACAAGCTTCTAACTAGATTTGATAGAATAAACATCGTCGATTTGGACCCTGGACAATCAGAATTCAATCTACCAGGATGTATTTCTATTGTAAATATTACAGAACCCGTTCTAGGACCTAATTACACCCATCTTCAACGACCTGAAag ATCGTATCTATCCAACATCAACATCGGACATAACCcgaaaaaatacataaaatgcATCAAACTATTAATGGAAAATGTAGTACAAGATGCACCTATAGTGATTAACTACATGGGATTCGTACACGGTATAGGGATAAACATAGTTTCGTCCGCTATAACCTTCATCAGACCAACTGACGTAGTACAAATCGATAGTGTcagtggaaaaaaaaattttataaccgACATCAACCCTCGGAGTGTAGAAGCGCATTGCGGTTTATTCGGTGGGGATTCGGCAGGGTTggatttcaaaactttcaaaataaactcGTCGTCGGATGGTATCAGCGGATGGTCACTGGAACCTAGACAAGTACGAGATATGTGCGTTTTGTCTTACTTTGGAAAACTAATTAACCAACAAACCGATTGTTTAACTAGCGAAAATGTTCCTGTTTTCAA aataagtttatctaatataaaaatcGTTGATGATCAAGGGAACGAGATACCTGCGGCTGCCGTTAACGCGAATCTCGTCGCTTTATCAActcaaatagaaaataatgaatttttcgaaatagtcGGTCACGGTATTGTTAAAGGTATCgataataaaacgaaaattttatatttaataaccCCGGAAACGTTCcatgtattaaaaaatgttttttatcttgTACTTACCAGTGTGTATTTACCACCTTCTGTTTACATGACCCACAAAGATATTAATGGGTGTATACCTTACGTAATGGACGGGGAATACGAGTCGTTAGGACGAATTACCAAACGATCTTACATaccaatcaataaaaaataa
- the LOC130447384 gene encoding tRNA N(3)-methylcytidine methyltransferase METTL6, translating to MEDDFSEHSKTLSPADKEKLEIQNSRLISEHKAKMLELEARKHWDLFYKRNENRFFKDRHWTTREFQDLINDAGTSKRILFEIGCGVGNFIFPLLEEKLNFDVIACDFSSKAVEILKNDPKYDPNSIKAFQCDITTPDVFSIIPINNVDIATLIFVLSAIHPNNFHQTLRNIYDLLKPGGVLLFRDYGLYDMAQLRFKAGHKISDNFYMRQDGTRSYYFSVDYIGSLLKKSGFEVISNCYIHRRTVNRKDNIDVPRIFVQCKAVKPFG from the exons ATGGAGGATGATTTTTCGGAACATTCAAAAACGTTATCCCCTGCGgataaagaaaaacttgaaattcaaaATAGTCGTTTAATTAGCGAACATAAAGCAAAAATGCTTGAATTAGAAGCTCGAAAACATTgggatttattttataaaaggaACGAAAATAGGTTTTTCAAAGATCGGCATTGGACCACGAGAGAATTTCAAGATCTAATAAACGACGCTGGAACATCGAAAaggattttatttgaaatagggTGTGGCGTTGGGAATTTTATATTCCCATTACTAGAGGAAAAGTTGAATTTCGATGTTATAGCGTGCGATTTTTCATCTAAAGCcgtggaaattttaaaaaacgatCCGAAATACGATCCTAACTCGATTAAG GCTTTCCAATGCGATATAACCACGCCAGACGTTTTTTCTATAATCCCGATAAACAACGTGGATATAGCAACTTTAATATTCGTTTTATCGGCGATACATCCTAACAACTTCCACCAAACTCTACGGAATATCTACGATCTTCTAAAACCTGGAGGTGTGTTGTTATTCAGGGATTACGGTTTATACGACATGGCGCAGTTGAGATTCAAAGCCGGTCATAAGATTTCCGATAATTTCTATATGAGACAAGATGGGACGCGTTCGTATTATTTTTCGGTGGATTATATAGgaagtttgttgaaaaaaagtGGATTTGAAGTTATTTCCAATTGTTATATTCACAGAAGAACGGTTAATAGGAAGGATAACATCGATGTTCCTAGGATTTTTGTGCAATGTAAGGCGGTGAAGCCGTttggatga